One Chitinophagaceae bacterium C216 genomic window carries:
- the proS gene encoding Proline--tRNA ligase: MSKEITPRAQDYAQWYNDLVLKGGLADYSAVRGCMVIKPYGFSLWENMRDALDKMFKDTGHVNAYFPLFIPKSFLSREAAHVEGFAKECAVVTHYRLKNDPNGNGVIVDPEAKLEEELIVRPTSETIIWNTYKDWIQSYRDLPILVNQWANVVRWEMRTRLFLRTAEFLWQEGHTAHATKEEAEAEAKKMLEVYAQFAEEYMALPVIKGVKTETERFAGAVDTYCIEALMQDGKALQAGTSHFLGQNFAKAFDVQFLNKENKQEYVWATSWGVSTRLVGALVMAHSDDDGLVLPPKIAPLQVVIVPIYKGDEQKAMIDAKAEEILTTLRKMGIRAQYDGSDNVRPGWKFAEYEMKGVPVRIVLGARDLANNQVEIARRDTKAKETISADGMYAYIEKLLEDIQNSIFNKAKAYRDEHITPVDTWDEFVKVLDEKGGFVFAHWDGTAETENEIKEKTKATIRCIPIDGSGVEEGSCILTGKPSKQRVLFARAY, from the coding sequence ATGAGTAAGGAAATTACACCACGAGCGCAGGATTATGCACAATGGTATAATGATTTGGTACTAAAAGGTGGACTGGCAGATTACTCTGCTGTAAGAGGCTGTATGGTGATTAAACCTTATGGTTTTTCTCTTTGGGAAAATATGCGCGATGCTTTGGACAAAATGTTTAAGGATACAGGACATGTGAATGCTTATTTTCCACTGTTTATACCCAAAAGTTTTTTAAGTAGGGAAGCGGCCCATGTGGAAGGTTTTGCCAAAGAGTGTGCAGTTGTTACACACTACAGATTGAAAAACGATCCTAATGGGAACGGCGTAATTGTAGATCCTGAAGCTAAGCTGGAAGAAGAATTGATTGTTCGTCCTACCAGTGAAACCATTATCTGGAATACTTATAAAGATTGGATACAATCTTACCGTGACTTACCTATTCTAGTGAACCAATGGGCTAATGTGGTTCGTTGGGAAATGCGTACCCGTTTGTTTTTGCGTACCGCAGAGTTTTTGTGGCAGGAAGGTCATACCGCTCATGCTACTAAGGAAGAAGCCGAAGCAGAAGCAAAAAAAATGTTGGAGGTATACGCACAGTTTGCCGAAGAGTACATGGCACTTCCGGTAATTAAAGGTGTAAAAACCGAAACAGAAAGATTTGCCGGAGCGGTAGATACCTATTGTATCGAGGCATTGATGCAGGATGGTAAGGCACTGCAGGCAGGAACTTCGCATTTCTTGGGGCAGAATTTTGCGAAAGCTTTCGACGTACAGTTCTTGAACAAAGAAAATAAACAGGAGTATGTGTGGGCTACCAGCTGGGGAGTAAGTACCCGTTTGGTAGGAGCACTGGTGATGGCTCATAGCGATGATGACGGATTGGTGTTGCCTCCTAAGATAGCTCCGTTACAGGTAGTAATTGTACCTATTTATAAAGGCGATGAGCAGAAAGCCATGATTGACGCTAAGGCCGAAGAAATACTGACCACACTCCGAAAAATGGGTATTCGTGCTCAGTATGACGGCTCGGATAATGTACGCCCTGGATGGAAATTTGCCGAGTATGAAATGAAAGGCGTACCAGTACGTATTGTCCTAGGAGCAAGAGACCTAGCTAACAATCAGGTAGAAATTGCGCGCAGAGATACCAAAGCCAAAGAAACGATCTCTGCCGATGGCATGTATGCGTATATTGAAAAATTGTTGGAGGATATCCAGAATAGTATTTTCAATAAGGCGAAGGCTTACCGCGATGAGCATATCACACCCGTAGACACTTGGGATGAATTTGTGAAGGTACTGGATGAAAAAGGTGGTTTTGTATTTGCTCACTGGGATGGTACCGCCGAAACCGAAAACGAGATTAAAGAAAAAACCAAAGCCACTATCCGCTGCATTCCTATCGATGGAAGCGGAGTGGAAGAAGGAAGCTGTATTCTTACAGGAAAGCCATCTAAGCAAAGAGTACTGTTTGCTCGCGCTTATTAA
- the rlmN gene encoding Dual-specificity RNA methyltransferase RlmN: MAVVKQNIRDLSLQELEAYFLSVGEKKFRAKQVYEWLWQKPVQSFEAMTNISKALREQLAMQFSLPAIGIDTTQHSQDGTIKTRFRTFDGHLTEGVLIPTDERKTACVSSQIGCSLSCKFCATGYLERKRNLNFDEIFDEVVLINKQSVEAYGKKLTNIVFMGMGEPLLNYKNVLMAIERITSPEGLGMSPRRITVSTAGVAKMIKKLGDDQVRFKLALSLHAANDKKRHEIMPINESNNIKSLVEALNYFYKKTKNEITLEYILFNNFNDSLQDADELIKIYRQVPADLINIIEYNPIEFAQFTKPSEEKVEAFMRYLEHHKVNARLRRSRGKDIDAACGQLANKG, encoded by the coding sequence ATGGCTGTTGTAAAACAAAATATCAGAGACTTGTCCCTGCAGGAGTTAGAAGCATATTTTTTGTCTGTTGGAGAGAAAAAATTCCGGGCAAAGCAAGTGTACGAATGGCTTTGGCAAAAACCTGTACAAAGCTTTGAGGCGATGACCAACATCAGCAAAGCATTGAGAGAGCAACTGGCTATGCAGTTTTCGCTGCCAGCCATCGGAATAGATACTACCCAGCATTCACAAGACGGCACCATCAAAACAAGATTCCGCACTTTTGACGGCCATCTCACAGAAGGTGTACTGATTCCTACTGATGAAAGAAAAACAGCCTGCGTGAGCTCTCAAATCGGATGTAGCCTCAGCTGTAAGTTCTGTGCTACAGGTTATCTGGAGCGTAAACGCAATCTCAACTTTGATGAGATTTTCGACGAAGTTGTACTAATTAACAAACAATCGGTCGAAGCTTATGGTAAGAAGCTTACCAATATTGTTTTCATGGGCATGGGCGAGCCGCTGCTCAATTACAAAAACGTATTAATGGCCATCGAACGGATTACTTCCCCAGAGGGACTGGGAATGAGTCCGCGCCGTATTACGGTATCCACGGCGGGTGTAGCCAAAATGATCAAAAAGCTGGGAGACGATCAGGTAAGGTTTAAGCTGGCATTATCACTACACGCTGCCAACGATAAAAAAAGGCATGAAATTATGCCCATCAACGAAAGCAATAATATTAAATCGCTGGTGGAAGCATTGAATTATTTCTATAAAAAGACCAAGAACGAAATCACTCTTGAATATATTCTCTTCAATAATTTCAACGATTCTTTACAAGATGCGGATGAACTGATAAAGATTTACCGTCAGGTACCCGCCGACCTGATCAACATCATTGAGTACAATCCTATTGAATTTGCTCAGTTTACCAAACCTTCAGAAGAAAAGGTAGAGGCGTTCATGCGCTACCTTGAGCATCACAAGGTGAATGCCCGCTTGCGTCGCAGCCGCGGAAAAGACATAGATGCCGCTTGTGGACAGCTGGCCAATAAAGGCTAA
- the ahpC gene encoding Alkyl hydroperoxide reductase C, translating into MALVGKKAPSFVAGAVINGEEIVTDFSLDQYIGKNHVIFFFYPKDFTFVCPTELHAFQEKLAEFEKRGAVVVGCSTDTEETHLAWLNTPKDNGGIQGVTYPIVADASKTIAMNYGVLAGEYEFDADTQLWSFKGAPVAYRGTFLIDKEGIVRHESINDLPLGRNIDEYLRLLDAQLHVEKYGEVCPANWEEGEKAMKASTEGVIEYFSNN; encoded by the coding sequence ATGGCATTAGTTGGAAAAAAAGCGCCCTCTTTCGTAGCCGGCGCAGTAATTAACGGTGAGGAAATTGTAACTGATTTTTCTTTGGATCAGTACATCGGTAAAAACCATGTTATTTTCTTCTTCTATCCCAAAGACTTTACGTTTGTTTGTCCTACTGAATTGCATGCATTTCAGGAAAAGCTGGCTGAGTTTGAGAAAAGAGGTGCTGTAGTAGTGGGTTGTTCTACAGACACTGAGGAAACACACTTGGCATGGTTAAACACTCCTAAAGACAATGGTGGTATTCAAGGTGTGACCTATCCCATTGTAGCAGATGCCAGCAAAACTATTGCCATGAACTATGGTGTACTGGCTGGCGAATATGAATTTGATGCCGATACGCAGTTATGGTCTTTCAAAGGAGCTCCTGTTGCTTACAGAGGAACGTTCCTGATCGACAAAGAAGGGATTGTCCGTCATGAATCCATCAACGATCTTCCTTTAGGTAGAAACATTGATGAATACCTGCGTCTGCTCGATGCTCAGTTACACGTAGAGAAATACGGAGAAGTTTGTCCTGCGAACTGGGAAGAAGGTGAGAAGGCAATGAAGGCTTCTACAGAAGGAGTTATTGAATATTTCTCTAATAACTAA
- the trxA_3 gene encoding Thioredoxin produces MLIELEQDNLQEIISQHPKVIVQYSAGWCGNCRLMKPKFKRLSGDHEDAVFVIVDAEKFPQSRKLATVNNLPTFAGFQNGALVNQVQTNKEEQLKSLIHEITNN; encoded by the coding sequence ATGTTGATTGAGCTGGAACAGGATAATTTACAAGAAATCATTAGCCAACATCCCAAAGTAATCGTTCAATATTCTGCAGGATGGTGTGGTAATTGTAGACTCATGAAGCCGAAATTCAAAAGACTTTCTGGCGATCACGAGGATGCAGTGTTTGTTATTGTGGATGCTGAAAAGTTTCCTCAAAGCCGCAAGTTGGCTACCGTGAACAACTTGCCCACATTTGCAGGTTTTCAGAACGGTGCTTTGGTAAATCAGGTTCAAACTAATAAAGAAGAGCAGCTAAAATCGTTGATCCATGAAATTACCAATAATTAG
- a CDS encoding Putative low molecular weight protein-tyrosine-phosphatase: MKILMVCLGNICRSPLAEGIMQQKIQQMGLDWEVDSAGTNGYHVGEAPHRLSQKVARMHGIDISGQRARKFTPSDFDKFDKIYAMASDVIDEMQWIARNKFDASKVDLLMNEVYPGSDMDIPDPWYGPEPGYHEVFDMIDKACDAVISKYK; this comes from the coding sequence ATGAAGATTTTGATGGTTTGTTTAGGTAATATCTGCCGCAGTCCGCTGGCAGAAGGAATTATGCAGCAGAAGATACAGCAAATGGGGTTGGACTGGGAAGTGGATAGTGCAGGTACAAATGGTTATCATGTGGGCGAAGCGCCGCATCGCTTATCGCAGAAAGTGGCCCGCATGCATGGTATCGATATTAGTGGACAGCGTGCCAGAAAATTTACTCCTTCTGACTTTGATAAGTTTGATAAAATTTATGCTATGGCATCAGATGTTATTGATGAAATGCAATGGATTGCTCGCAATAAATTCGATGCCTCGAAAGTCGATTTGCTGATGAATGAAGTATATCCGGGTAGCGACATGGATATACCCGATCCCTGGTACGGACCCGAACCCGGCTATCACGAAGTATTTGATATGATCGATAAAGCATGTGATGCCGTTATTAGTAAGTATAAATAA
- the hisS gene encoding Histidine--tRNA ligase, whose amino-acid sequence MKPTIPQGTRDFNADVVRKRSYIFNTIRNVFELYGFQPLETPAMENIDTLMGKYGEEGDKLIFKILNNGLDNAAKVEKAKAGFENVLQGKTSKDITERALRYDLTVPFARYVAMNHHQLPMPFKRYQMQPVWRADRPQKGRYREFYQCDADVVGSYSLLNELDLINIYISVFQQLKIDIELRINNRKILAALADTCGGADKMIDITIVIDKLDKIGIDKVKEELKSRGLNEEQISRIESFLNINGTNEEKLQQLKTLFAENEIGIKGIEELTYLITHSQQPDVKKALVLDLTLARGLNYYTGTIFEVKAQNVQIGSIGGGGRYDDLTGLFGVPNVPGVGISFGVDRIYDVMSELHLFPADVAAGTKVLFFNLGDTEVQKAMELAQQLRAHGIACEVYHENTKFDKQFKYAEKKTIPYVAILGSKELEQGVVNIKNLSSGDQTQVPFGELVHFSFN is encoded by the coding sequence ATGAAACCAACAATACCACAGGGTACGCGCGATTTTAATGCCGATGTTGTGCGGAAGCGTAGCTATATTTTTAATACCATTCGCAATGTATTCGAACTCTATGGCTTTCAACCTCTGGAAACTCCCGCCATGGAGAATATAGATACCCTCATGGGGAAGTATGGAGAGGAAGGCGATAAGCTTATATTCAAGATTCTTAACAACGGACTGGATAATGCTGCTAAAGTAGAGAAAGCAAAGGCAGGCTTTGAGAACGTGCTGCAAGGCAAAACCAGTAAGGATATTACTGAGCGCGCCCTTCGGTATGATCTTACCGTTCCGTTTGCACGCTATGTGGCCATGAACCACCACCAGCTACCTATGCCTTTTAAGCGGTATCAGATGCAGCCTGTATGGCGTGCCGACCGACCTCAGAAGGGAAGATATCGCGAGTTTTACCAGTGCGATGCGGATGTGGTAGGAAGTTATTCATTGCTGAACGAACTGGATCTAATCAATATCTATATAAGCGTATTTCAGCAACTGAAAATCGATATTGAACTTAGAATTAACAATCGCAAAATACTGGCGGCACTGGCAGATACATGTGGTGGAGCAGATAAAATGATCGATATCACAATTGTAATTGACAAGTTAGATAAAATCGGTATAGATAAGGTAAAGGAAGAACTAAAATCCAGAGGGCTGAATGAGGAGCAAATCAGCCGGATAGAGTCTTTCTTGAATATCAACGGTACGAATGAGGAAAAACTACAGCAACTTAAAACGCTCTTTGCCGAAAATGAGATAGGCATAAAAGGCATTGAGGAATTAACGTATCTGATTACACACAGCCAGCAGCCTGATGTTAAAAAAGCTCTGGTACTGGATTTAACACTGGCCCGAGGGCTGAATTACTATACAGGAACCATTTTTGAGGTAAAGGCCCAAAATGTTCAAATAGGTAGTATTGGTGGAGGAGGGCGATATGATGACCTGACAGGCCTTTTTGGTGTGCCTAACGTGCCGGGTGTGGGCATATCTTTTGGTGTAGATAGAATTTATGATGTGATGAGCGAGCTGCATCTATTCCCTGCCGACGTGGCAGCCGGTACCAAAGTGTTATTCTTTAATCTTGGCGATACAGAAGTACAGAAAGCTATGGAACTTGCGCAGCAGTTGCGTGCTCACGGTATTGCTTGTGAAGTATATCACGAAAACACCAAATTCGACAAGCAATTTAAATACGCGGAGAAAAAAACAATCCCCTATGTTGCCATTTTAGGCAGCAAGGAGCTAGAACAGGGGGTGGTTAATATCAAGAACCTTTCGAGTGGCGACCAAACTCAGGTGCCTTTTGGAGAGCTGGTACACTTCAGTTTTAATTAG
- the sigW_2 gene encoding ECF RNA polymerase sigma factor SigW, giving the protein MGNAAVIMADDEKQNIVNTVKNYSKRLFSFIRAKVNTDADAEDILQDVWYQFTHVSATQTIEEVSGWLFKVARNKITDRYRKKKPDLLEDYQYEDEDGGLSFSEVLLAIKEDPELKNFKDLFWEALFDALEELPEAQREVFVLNELEDMTLQEIADQKQENIKTIISRKRYAVLHLRKRLSHLYEELVHH; this is encoded by the coding sequence ATGGGCAATGCTGCAGTCATAATGGCGGATGATGAGAAGCAAAATATCGTAAATACTGTAAAAAATTACAGTAAACGGCTGTTTAGTTTTATTCGGGCAAAAGTAAATACTGACGCCGATGCTGAAGACATTTTACAGGATGTATGGTATCAATTTACACATGTTTCTGCTACACAAACTATCGAAGAGGTGAGCGGCTGGCTTTTTAAAGTAGCGCGCAACAAGATCACCGACCGCTATCGCAAGAAAAAACCTGATTTGCTGGAGGACTATCAATATGAGGATGAAGATGGAGGACTGAGCTTCAGTGAAGTATTACTGGCCATTAAGGAAGATCCGGAGTTAAAAAATTTCAAAGATTTATTTTGGGAGGCTTTATTCGATGCTTTGGAAGAATTGCCCGAAGCACAAAGAGAAGTTTTTGTCTTGAATGAGCTGGAGGATATGACTTTACAGGAAATAGCGGATCAGAAACAAGAGAACATAAAAACGATCATTAGCCGTAAGCGCTATGCTGTATTGCATTTGCGCAAACGTTTATCCCATCTGTATGAAGAATTGGTTCATCACTAA
- the purD gene encoding Phosphoribosylamine--glycine ligase produces the protein MKILLLGSGGREHALAWNITEREKGKHELFIAPGNPGTAQCGTNVPISITDFEALGKFCLDNNIEMVIAGPEEPLVKGAWDHFQKDELKHIYFIGPSQFGAQLEGSKSFAKAFMQRHDIPTASYREFTEDQFEEGIAYLKQHPLPIVLKADGLAAGKGVVICESHDDAIAEFENMLMKAKFGEASKKVVVEQFLSGIEMSVFILTNGKEYILLPEAKDYKRVGEKDTGLNTGGMGAVSPVPFANEAFMQKVKTKIIEPTVKGLQKEDINYTGFIFIGLIKVDEEPYVIEYNCRMGDPETEVVMPRLKNNIADLCAAAVEQRLKEVKVETDERCAVTVVAVSGGYPGSFEKGYKIEGLDAVKDSIIFHAGTKANDGQIVTNGGRVLCATSFGNTIQEAVDKSKLTLSGIKFDDMYYRKDIGYEFL, from the coding sequence ATGAAAATATTATTACTTGGTAGCGGTGGTAGAGAACATGCGCTGGCATGGAATATTACGGAACGCGAAAAAGGGAAACACGAATTATTCATCGCACCGGGCAATCCCGGAACTGCTCAATGTGGCACCAATGTTCCCATTAGCATCACCGATTTTGAGGCCTTGGGTAAGTTTTGCTTAGATAATAATATCGAAATGGTTATTGCAGGCCCCGAAGAACCCCTAGTAAAAGGCGCTTGGGATCACTTTCAGAAAGATGAACTGAAACACATCTACTTTATAGGTCCTTCACAGTTTGGAGCACAGCTGGAAGGAAGCAAATCTTTTGCTAAAGCCTTCATGCAACGTCATGATATCCCTACTGCTTCGTATCGTGAGTTTACGGAGGATCAATTTGAAGAAGGTATCGCATATCTGAAACAACACCCCCTTCCCATCGTTTTAAAAGCCGATGGATTAGCTGCAGGCAAAGGGGTGGTAATTTGCGAATCACATGATGATGCCATTGCGGAATTTGAAAACATGCTCATGAAAGCCAAATTTGGTGAAGCAAGCAAAAAAGTGGTGGTAGAGCAATTCTTAAGCGGCATCGAAATGAGTGTATTTATCCTTACCAATGGTAAAGAATATATATTGCTCCCCGAAGCCAAAGACTACAAACGCGTGGGCGAAAAAGATACCGGACTTAATACAGGGGGCATGGGTGCTGTTAGCCCCGTACCGTTTGCGAACGAAGCTTTCATGCAGAAAGTAAAAACTAAAATCATCGAACCCACCGTTAAGGGTCTTCAAAAAGAGGATATCAATTACACAGGCTTTATTTTCATCGGATTGATAAAAGTTGATGAGGAACCTTATGTAATTGAATACAATTGCCGCATGGGTGATCCGGAAACCGAAGTAGTAATGCCCCGACTGAAAAATAATATTGCTGATTTGTGCGCAGCCGCCGTAGAACAACGCCTTAAAGAGGTTAAAGTGGAAACCGACGAAAGATGCGCCGTTACAGTGGTGGCAGTAAGTGGTGGTTATCCGGGCAGCTTCGAAAAAGGTTATAAAATTGAAGGACTAGATGCTGTTAAAGATAGTATCATCTTCCATGCAGGCACTAAAGCAAATGACGGACAAATCGTGACCAATGGGGGACGTGTTCTTTGTGCAACCTCTTTTGGTAATACGATTCAGGAAGCAGTGGATAAATCTAAGCTTACCCTATCTGGCATTAAGTTTGACGATATGTATTATAGAAAAGATATTGGATACGAATTTCTATAG